In Archangium violaceum, the following are encoded in one genomic region:
- a CDS encoding carboxypeptidase-like regulatory domain-containing protein, with protein sequence MNRSKIALAVSVALLTLWAVPAEAQRPSGARQRTGSAKTAAVKQSGAKSRSRVKPKPDAVEPPAAEPPIAELPAAEPPVAAQPSTLDAPTADTAAEPLRERPWAKGVPKEKQDSALELFREGNTLLKESVFVPAADKYRKALALWDHPAIHYNLALVLMNLDQPIEVHEHLVAALRYGPDPLEKEKFEYARNYKTLIEKQLARVDITCETPGATVTMDGQTLFTGPGRYAGLVRPGAHSIVATLQGYATTDQSRTLLPGETTTLDMKMLKADELIRYRRRWAAPMPWLVMGAGVAAAAGSAWVHLQARDNIDAFSAGITECGGCKPTPDLASTLSRGNLLQNAAIGGYAVGGAALITGAVLVYLNQPQPYRIDDPSQPVEKEKVSVTPLLGGGSGGVLATFRF encoded by the coding sequence ATGAACAGGTCCAAGATCGCTCTCGCCGTATCGGTGGCGCTCCTGACGCTGTGGGCGGTGCCCGCGGAGGCCCAGCGCCCCAGCGGCGCCCGGCAACGGACGGGCTCCGCGAAGACAGCCGCCGTCAAGCAGTCCGGCGCCAAGAGCCGCTCCCGGGTCAAGCCGAAGCCCGACGCCGTGGAGCCGCCCGCCGCCGAGCCGCCCATCGCCGAGCTGCCCGCCGCCGAGCCACCCGTCGCCGCCCAGCCCTCCACGCTCGATGCCCCCACGGCGGACACCGCGGCCGAGCCGCTCCGCGAGCGCCCCTGGGCCAAGGGCGTCCCGAAGGAGAAGCAGGACAGCGCGCTCGAGCTCTTCCGGGAGGGCAACACCCTGCTCAAGGAGTCCGTCTTCGTGCCGGCCGCCGACAAGTACCGCAAGGCGCTCGCGCTCTGGGACCATCCGGCCATCCACTACAACCTGGCGCTGGTGCTGATGAACCTGGATCAGCCCATCGAGGTGCACGAGCACCTGGTGGCGGCGCTGCGCTATGGGCCGGATCCGCTCGAGAAGGAGAAGTTCGAGTACGCCCGCAACTACAAGACGCTCATCGAGAAGCAGCTCGCCCGGGTGGACATCACCTGTGAAACGCCCGGGGCCACCGTGACGATGGACGGCCAGACGCTGTTCACCGGACCGGGGCGCTACGCGGGGCTGGTGCGGCCCGGCGCGCACAGCATCGTCGCGACCCTGCAGGGCTACGCGACCACTGACCAGAGCCGCACGCTCCTCCCCGGCGAGACGACGACGCTGGACATGAAGATGCTCAAGGCCGATGAGCTCATCCGCTACCGCCGGAGGTGGGCCGCCCCGATGCCCTGGCTGGTGATGGGCGCGGGCGTGGCCGCGGCGGCGGGCAGCGCCTGGGTCCACCTGCAGGCCCGCGACAACATCGACGCCTTCTCCGCGGGTATCACGGAGTGCGGCGGCTGCAAGCCGACCCCGGATCTCGCCTCCACGCTCAGCCGCGGCAACCTGCTGCAGAACGCCGCCATTGGCGGGTACGCCGTGGGCGGAGCCGCGCTCATCACCGGCGCGGTGCTCGTCTATCTCAATCAACCCCAGCCCTACCGCATCGACGACCCCAGCCAGCCCGTGGAGAAGGAGAAGGTGAGCGTCACACCCCTCCTCGGCGGTGGTTCGGGTGGCGTGCTGGCCACGTTCCGTTTCTGA
- a CDS encoding serine/threonine-protein kinase — translation MKNNQVAAVSGDLDERTQAADVESLFNPPAPVEERSQPNTWDGPSGSSTGPTFEDTASLGPENGLKPGARIQHYELIRELGSGGMGTVFLARDTRLGRRVAIKFLHTQDADLTKRFILEARATARCSHENIVIIYEVGESQAGPFMVLEFLQGQPLTKLMGGQRLPPARAVELMVPVVRALACAHEQGIVHRDLKPENIVVTDTGGIKVLDFGIAKVLQGDDQEAPAPGGQPRLPNIAELGEDVSNLTRRGAIMGTMAYMSPEQWGIGVPIDHRTDIWAVGIMLFRMIAGKHPLDPLRGPQLMVTAMLDEAMPRLQTMVPEVPPELAAVIDRCLLKRKDERFPDAQSLLRALEPFLPGRISRELRIDESPYAGLSSFQEADADRFFGRTREIAALVNRVQDRPLLAVVGPSGAGKSSFVRAGLVPVLKRSGKAWESLVIRPGRNPLAALANIVAPLMSSSTTIEEDIHEQQRLVERLYAEPGYVGSVLRSRARRERRRILLFVDQFEELYTLVPDARERLAFTACLSGIADDATSPIRVVLSIRSDFLDRVPEDERFMAELSQGLYFLSSPNREGLRDALVQPAEMAGYQFESTGVIDDMLEHLEATQGALPLLQFAATQLWEARDSKRRLLTQSAYKSIGGIVGALATHADSVLASLSTQERTLVRALFLRLVTPERTRAIVSLDELRELTKDTGEMQRLIDHLVQARLLVVQTGGGATGATVEIVHESLLHSWPTLRRWLDEGQEDAGFLEQLRNAARQWQAKNFDGNLLWRGEMVEEAQRFQRRYRGELPQLQQDFLEAVFSQAKKGKRLRRALLIGATTFLGLLVIAAAVALVVIRNAQREAERQAKVALAAEATARSAESTARTAEAEAKQRLAEVQAKELERQKAEEEARQAQQAAEAARAEVERTNNELLAALERAQEAQMRARGAKKRAEQSAEEARLAKEDAIKAAEKLANLLRREQDRVQRLQSQLGSPVIEVLK, via the coding sequence ATGAAGAACAACCAAGTGGCAGCCGTGAGCGGAGACCTCGACGAGCGGACGCAGGCCGCCGACGTGGAGTCGCTCTTCAATCCTCCCGCCCCGGTGGAGGAGCGCTCCCAGCCCAACACGTGGGATGGTCCCTCGGGAAGCTCCACGGGCCCCACGTTCGAGGACACGGCCTCCCTCGGGCCGGAGAACGGGCTCAAGCCCGGCGCGCGCATCCAGCACTACGAGCTCATCCGCGAGCTGGGCAGCGGCGGCATGGGCACCGTCTTCCTCGCGCGCGACACGCGGCTGGGCCGCCGCGTGGCCATCAAGTTCCTGCACACCCAGGACGCGGACCTCACCAAGCGCTTCATCCTCGAGGCCCGGGCCACCGCGCGCTGCAGCCACGAGAACATCGTCATCATCTACGAGGTCGGTGAGTCCCAGGCCGGCCCGTTCATGGTGCTGGAGTTCCTCCAGGGCCAGCCGCTGACGAAGCTCATGGGCGGCCAGCGCCTGCCGCCCGCGCGAGCGGTGGAGCTGATGGTTCCGGTGGTGCGGGCCCTGGCCTGCGCTCACGAGCAGGGCATCGTCCACCGCGACCTCAAGCCCGAGAACATCGTCGTCACGGACACCGGCGGCATCAAGGTGCTCGACTTCGGCATCGCCAAGGTGCTGCAGGGCGACGACCAGGAGGCCCCCGCGCCGGGCGGACAGCCCCGCCTGCCCAACATCGCGGAGCTCGGTGAGGACGTCTCCAACCTCACCCGCCGCGGCGCCATCATGGGCACCATGGCGTACATGTCCCCGGAGCAGTGGGGCATCGGCGTGCCCATCGACCACCGGACGGACATCTGGGCCGTGGGCATCATGCTGTTCCGGATGATCGCCGGGAAGCATCCGTTGGATCCGCTGCGTGGCCCGCAGCTCATGGTCACGGCGATGCTCGACGAGGCGATGCCGCGCCTGCAGACGATGGTGCCGGAGGTGCCGCCGGAGCTGGCCGCCGTCATCGACCGCTGCCTGCTCAAGCGCAAGGACGAGCGGTTCCCGGACGCGCAATCGCTGCTGCGCGCCCTGGAGCCCTTCCTGCCGGGGCGCATCAGCCGCGAGCTGCGCATCGACGAGAGCCCCTACGCCGGCCTCAGCTCCTTCCAGGAGGCCGACGCGGACCGCTTCTTCGGCCGCACCCGGGAGATCGCCGCCCTGGTCAACCGCGTCCAGGACCGGCCGCTGCTGGCGGTGGTGGGCCCCTCGGGCGCGGGCAAGTCCTCGTTCGTGCGCGCCGGCCTGGTGCCGGTCCTCAAGCGCTCCGGCAAGGCCTGGGAGTCGCTCGTCATCCGCCCCGGCCGCAACCCGCTGGCCGCCCTGGCCAACATCGTGGCGCCGCTCATGAGCTCCTCGACGACCATCGAGGAGGACATCCACGAGCAGCAGCGGCTCGTCGAGCGCCTGTACGCCGAGCCCGGCTACGTGGGCAGCGTGCTGCGCAGCCGCGCCCGGCGCGAGCGCCGCAGGATCCTGCTCTTCGTCGACCAGTTCGAGGAGCTCTACACCCTGGTGCCGGACGCCCGGGAGCGCCTGGCCTTCACCGCGTGCCTGTCCGGCATCGCCGACGACGCGACGTCGCCCATCCGCGTGGTGCTCTCCATCCGCTCGGACTTCCTGGACCGGGTGCCGGAGGACGAGCGCTTCATGGCCGAGCTGAGCCAGGGCCTCTACTTCCTCTCCTCGCCCAACCGCGAGGGCCTGCGCGACGCGCTGGTGCAGCCGGCGGAGATGGCCGGCTACCAGTTCGAGAGCACGGGCGTCATCGACGACATGCTGGAGCACCTGGAGGCCACCCAGGGCGCGCTGCCGCTGCTGCAGTTCGCCGCCACCCAGCTGTGGGAGGCCCGCGACTCCAAGCGCAGGCTGCTCACCCAGAGCGCCTACAAGTCCATTGGCGGCATCGTGGGCGCGCTCGCCACCCACGCCGACAGCGTGCTGGCCTCGCTGTCCACGCAGGAGCGCACGCTGGTGCGCGCGCTCTTCCTGCGCCTCGTCACCCCGGAGCGCACGCGCGCCATCGTGTCCCTGGACGAGCTGCGCGAGCTGACGAAGGACACGGGGGAGATGCAGCGGCTCATCGACCACCTCGTCCAGGCGCGTCTGCTCGTCGTGCAGACGGGAGGCGGTGCCACGGGCGCGACGGTGGAGATCGTCCACGAGTCGCTCCTGCACAGCTGGCCCACGCTGCGCCGCTGGCTGGACGAGGGCCAGGAGGACGCGGGCTTCCTGGAGCAGCTGCGCAACGCGGCCCGGCAGTGGCAGGCGAAGAACTTCGACGGCAACCTGCTGTGGCGCGGAGAGATGGTGGAGGAGGCGCAGCGCTTCCAGCGCCGCTATCGCGGGGAGCTGCCACAGCTGCAGCAGGACTTCCTCGAGGCGGTCTTCTCCCAGGCGAAGAAGGGCAAGCGGCTGAGGCGGGCGCTGCTCATCGGCGCCACGACGTTCCTGGGGCTGCTGGTCATCGCCGCGGCGGTGGCGCTGGTGGTCATCCGCAACGCGCAGCGGGAAGCCGAGCGCCAGGCGAAGGTCGCGCTGGCGGCCGAGGCGACGGCGCGCAGTGCCGAGTCCACGGCGCGCACCGCCGAGGCGGAGGCCAAGCAGCGCCTGGCCGAGGTGCAGGCCAAGGAGCTGGAGCGACAGAAGGCGGAGGAGGAGGCGCGCCAGGCCCAGCAGGCGGCGGAGGCCGCCAGGGCCGAAGTGGAGCGCACCAACAACGAGCTGCTGGCCGCGCTCGAGCGGGCCCAGGAGGCGCAGATGCGCGCCAGGGGCGCCAAGAAGCGCGCCGAGCAGAGCGCCGAGGAGGCGCGCCTGGCCAAGGAGGACGCCATCAAGGCCGCGGAGAAGCTCGCCAACCTGCTGCGCCGCGAGCAGGACCGCGTCCAGCGTCTGCAATCGCAGCTCGGCAGTCCGGTCATCGAGGTCCTGAAGTGA
- a CDS encoding SET domain-containing protein-lysine N-methyltransferase produces the protein MQQAGEALFVHPGLRVRPCEWGYGVFTDEPIPEGTIIEECHYLKVPFRTVRTSALSDYVFNIEWGPHEEDRGGEWVSIVMGFGMIYNHAQEPNVSYYRGYQKGAAPKDVFTFYALRDIEPGEQLCISYGENWWKTRGQEMP, from the coding sequence ATGCAGCAGGCAGGAGAGGCGCTCTTCGTTCACCCAGGGCTGAGGGTCCGGCCGTGCGAGTGGGGCTATGGCGTCTTCACGGACGAGCCCATTCCCGAGGGGACCATCATCGAGGAGTGCCACTACCTGAAGGTGCCCTTCCGTACCGTGCGCACCTCCGCGCTCTCGGACTACGTGTTCAACATCGAGTGGGGTCCGCACGAGGAGGACCGGGGCGGGGAGTGGGTGTCGATCGTGATGGGGTTCGGGATGATCTACAACCACGCGCAGGAGCCCAACGTGTCGTACTACCGGGGCTACCAGAAGGGGGCGGCGCCCAAGGACGTCTTCACCTTCTACGCCCTGCGCGACATCGAGCCCGGCGAGCAGCTGTGCATCAGCTACGGCGAGAACTGGTGGAAGACGCGCGGTCAGGAGATGCCCTGA
- a CDS encoding M20/M25/M40 family metallo-hydrolase yields the protein MAMSKFGPVAVWLACAATPAFAEAPKDKEVWITIGSDALEPMRASFRSQGAELPAAVREKGGVAVLRMRESQIDKLAGAMHDKLNRCAGFIAHESEAEALAAVEKASAPQQSLAASLISYNINNGPSVNAMMGSVQELNIRNTINSLSTNWTTRRYNVQSGADAATWLKSQWTTIANGRTDISVDFFTHSWLQPSVIATIQGTTLPDEVVVIGGHLDSINQSSSTGAAPGADDDASGVASLTEAFRSAVANGYKPARTVKFMAYAAEEVGLYGSSAIANSYKNSAVNVVGVLQLDMTNYKGSSYDFGMVTDNTNAALNSLTTSLITTYLPGLTYTNITCGYGCSDHASWNSAGYPATMPFEATMSTDNPQIHTTGDTLTYMGGTAANSVKFAKLAVAFLGEVAKGATTGNTPPPTGGDGGGTTIPVATYDATLKAPKCATVGIGCDSGTLLNGRASRGPESNAPNTIKSTCADGTSGTYHSDESNDALKVSSVDGTKLTAGKQVKIEAKVWAYSTTADTLDLYYTANANTPSWTLIGSYKPSGTGAQTISATYTLPTGTLQAIRANFRYQGSASTCSTGAYDDRDDLIFAVQ from the coding sequence ATGGCGATGAGCAAGTTCGGTCCGGTCGCAGTGTGGCTCGCCTGCGCCGCCACCCCCGCTTTCGCGGAGGCCCCGAAGGACAAGGAGGTGTGGATCACCATTGGCTCGGACGCGCTGGAGCCCATGCGCGCCTCGTTCCGGTCGCAGGGTGCGGAGCTGCCCGCCGCGGTGCGGGAGAAGGGAGGGGTGGCGGTGCTGCGCATGCGCGAGTCGCAGATCGACAAGCTCGCGGGGGCCATGCACGACAAGCTCAACCGGTGCGCGGGCTTCATCGCCCATGAGTCGGAGGCGGAGGCCCTGGCGGCGGTGGAGAAGGCCAGCGCGCCGCAGCAGTCCCTGGCGGCCAGCCTCATCTCCTACAACATCAACAACGGTCCGTCGGTGAACGCGATGATGGGCTCCGTGCAGGAGCTCAACATCCGCAACACCATCAACTCGCTGTCGACCAACTGGACGACGCGCCGCTACAACGTGCAGTCGGGCGCGGACGCGGCCACGTGGCTCAAGAGCCAGTGGACCACCATCGCCAACGGGCGCACCGACATCTCGGTGGATTTCTTCACGCACTCCTGGCTGCAGCCGTCCGTCATCGCCACCATCCAGGGCACCACGCTGCCCGACGAGGTGGTGGTCATCGGCGGGCACCTGGACTCCATCAACCAGAGCAGCTCCACCGGCGCGGCGCCGGGCGCGGATGACGACGCCTCGGGCGTCGCCTCGCTCACCGAGGCCTTCCGCTCGGCCGTCGCCAATGGCTACAAGCCGGCGCGCACGGTGAAGTTCATGGCCTACGCCGCCGAGGAGGTCGGTCTGTACGGCTCGTCCGCCATCGCCAACTCGTACAAGAACAGCGCGGTGAACGTGGTGGGCGTGCTGCAGCTGGACATGACCAACTACAAGGGCTCCAGCTACGACTTCGGCATGGTGACGGACAACACCAACGCCGCGCTCAACAGCCTCACCACCAGCCTCATCACCACGTACCTGCCGGGGCTGACCTACACCAACATCACCTGCGGCTACGGCTGCTCGGACCACGCCTCGTGGAACAGCGCGGGCTACCCGGCCACGATGCCCTTCGAGGCGACGATGAGCACGGACAACCCGCAGATCCACACCACGGGCGACACGCTGACCTACATGGGCGGCACCGCGGCCAACTCGGTGAAGTTCGCCAAGCTCGCCGTGGCCTTCCTGGGTGAGGTGGCCAAGGGCGCGACGACGGGCAACACCCCGCCTCCCACGGGCGGTGACGGTGGTGGTACCACCATCCCCGTGGCGACCTACGACGCGACGCTCAAGGCCCCCAAGTGCGCCACGGTGGGCATCGGCTGCGACTCGGGCACGCTGCTCAACGGCCGCGCCAGCCGCGGCCCCGAGTCGAACGCGCCCAACACCATCAAGTCCACCTGCGCGGACGGCACCTCGGGCACCTACCACTCCGACGAGTCGAACGACGCCCTCAAGGTGTCCTCGGTGGACGGCACGAAGCTGACCGCCGGCAAGCAGGTGAAGATCGAGGCCAAGGTGTGGGCCTACTCCACCACGGCGGACACGCTGGACCTGTACTACACGGCCAACGCCAACACCCCGAGCTGGACGCTCATCGGCTCGTACAAGCCGAGCGGCACCGGCGCGCAGACGATCTCCGCCACGTACACGCTGCCCACCGGAACCCTGCAGGCCATCCGCGCCAACTTCCGCTACCAGGGCAGCGCCTCCACGTGCAGCACCGGCGCCTACGATGACCGCGACGACCTGATCTTCGCGGTGCAGTGA
- a CDS encoding RagB/SusD family nutrient uptake outer membrane protein produces the protein MKIRNMKKTTKVALALCATLGLGGCDLEVPDLNRPSVESLEETPTRSGVMAAATGLLVDTRTGMATQNGYVALLGVLGREAYVMDTADPRYISEMLAGSGLDPGSPAFGGSFWTNPYASIRDANTLLNAVDKVTGVTDAEKEAIRGFAKTIQALDFLVVINTRDTNGAPIDVNRKLGEPLPPIESKEKVLEHIAGLLDQARAHLLAAGDTFPFPLSSGFEGFGKPDTFIKFNRAVKARVDVYRKDWPQALTDLNDSFIDDGIAADPKLLDLGVYHAFGTGSGDTQNQLNDADIFVHPSIAAGAEKQADGTTPDARVGRKVKKAKEVRRWQGVESDQVFAHYPEAVSKLPIIRNEELILLRAEAYIQSDKLPEALADINLIRVNSGKLAPITEELSKDLLVAELLKQRRYSLLFEGGHRWIDMRRYGKLTELPLDVSGHRVHTEFPIPIGETKARGGGN, from the coding sequence ATGAAGATCCGCAACATGAAGAAGACGACGAAGGTGGCCCTGGCCCTGTGCGCCACGCTGGGGCTGGGCGGATGCGACCTCGAGGTGCCGGACCTGAACCGTCCGAGCGTCGAGTCGCTCGAGGAGACCCCGACGCGCTCGGGCGTCATGGCCGCCGCCACGGGTCTGCTCGTCGACACCCGCACCGGCATGGCCACCCAGAACGGCTACGTGGCCCTGCTCGGCGTGCTCGGCCGCGAGGCGTACGTGATGGACACCGCGGACCCGCGCTACATCAGCGAGATGCTGGCCGGCAGCGGGTTGGATCCGGGCAGCCCCGCCTTCGGTGGCAGCTTCTGGACCAACCCCTACGCCAGCATCCGTGACGCCAACACGCTGCTCAACGCGGTGGACAAGGTGACGGGCGTCACCGATGCGGAGAAGGAGGCCATCCGCGGCTTCGCCAAGACGATCCAGGCCCTGGACTTCCTGGTCGTCATCAACACCCGTGACACCAATGGCGCGCCCATCGACGTGAACCGCAAGCTCGGTGAGCCCCTGCCGCCCATCGAGTCCAAGGAGAAGGTGCTGGAGCACATCGCCGGGCTGCTCGACCAGGCCAGGGCGCACCTGCTGGCCGCCGGGGACACGTTCCCCTTCCCGCTGAGCAGCGGGTTCGAAGGCTTCGGCAAGCCCGACACCTTCATCAAGTTCAACCGCGCGGTGAAGGCGCGGGTGGACGTGTACCGGAAGGACTGGCCCCAGGCGCTGACCGACCTGAACGACTCGTTCATCGACGACGGCATCGCCGCCGACCCCAAGCTGCTCGACCTGGGCGTCTACCACGCCTTCGGGACGGGCTCGGGCGACACGCAGAACCAGCTCAACGACGCCGACATCTTCGTGCACCCGTCCATCGCCGCGGGCGCCGAGAAGCAGGCGGACGGGACGACGCCGGATGCCCGCGTGGGCCGCAAGGTGAAGAAGGCCAAGGAGGTGCGCAGGTGGCAGGGCGTCGAGTCCGACCAGGTCTTCGCGCACTACCCGGAGGCCGTCTCGAAGCTGCCCATCATCCGCAACGAGGAGCTCATCCTCCTGCGGGCCGAGGCCTACATCCAGAGCGACAAACTCCCGGAAGCCCTGGCGGACATCAACCTCATCCGCGTCAACTCCGGCAAGCTGGCGCCCATCACCGAGGAGCTCAGCAAGGACCTCCTGGTGGCCGAGCTGCTCAAGCAGCGCCGCTACTCGCTGCTCTTCGAGGGCGGGCACCGGTGGATCGACATGCGCCGCTACGGGAAGCTGACCGAGCTGCCGCTCGACGTCTCGGGGCACCGCGTCCACACGGAGTTCCCCATCCCCATCGGGGAGACGAAGGCTCGCGGCGGCGGCAACTAG
- a CDS encoding SusC/RagA family TonB-linked outer membrane protein, which yields MTLKQALISGCALALLSVEAKAQDQGTAAAQQPAAPQPAAAQPETPTPAAPPQSNTRKISGKVLDALTNDGLPLTRVIIKGTTKGTETELDGSFSLEIPKGPVTLLFSSQDHKDREVTVGANRDTVTVSLDATFVEEMVVVGRASELARKHLANSVASVNADELNRAPASTVDQALQGKVAGANIQSNSGAPGGGMQLRLRGVSTINGSTAPLYVIDGVIVSDVAIASGVYQVTASVSGSNPSPTQDNQVNRIADLNPNDIESIEVLKGASAAAIYGSKASNGVVIITTKRGKAGSAPKVELTQRVGMYTLANKLGSRRINSLEEAQEVFGPKAADYYQPGAYYDHEQQLAGRRDISYETLASVSGSAGDTRYFASAMVKDDKGIIQSTGYQKQSMRLNLAQKLGSDIEVNANANLVHTTSNRGLTNNDNANVTYHMVLPGTPSFIDLRASGDGSYPANPFISNGSNPLQTAALVANDEDVWRLMGAVDAVWSAYKTDTQSFKVLANVGVDRFQQKNTLIFPNELHFQQALERPGVSLFGTSDVLNLNTGFNLVHSYKPASGALSATTSAGFQYEQRGVDSVYINSQGLTAGQPNVSSGTQVGVLQNRQQVRDRGVYIQEEALLLDERLTVVGAIRGEQSSNNGNPNAIFFYPKIATAYRLPNPHAAFNELKVRAAYGETGNQPLYGQKFTGLETNSNIEGSSGVIGSGIAGDKNIRPERQREIELGVDALLFNGNLVTELTVYQRTISDLLLQRALAPSTGYATQFFNGGEMRNRGIEAMVQVTPVRNTDLNLEWTSSATFALNRSVITDLPVPEFVVGGFGTSLGAFQIEKDASATQIIGRVPKADGTCCDVKKIGDTEPDFRMGFANTVKYGPLSLSLLLDWQQGSDVINLTRFLYDSSGNTVDYVEAGKKRQEDWQKDARVYLEDASFLKVREVTFTYNLPESFVTKIPGVKNARWSVSGRNLLTFTNYSGLDPEVSNFGNQAIARNIDVAPFPPSRSVWTSIDVGF from the coding sequence ATGACGCTGAAACAAGCGTTGATCTCGGGGTGCGCACTCGCACTCCTTTCCGTCGAGGCCAAGGCGCAGGATCAGGGCACGGCGGCTGCGCAGCAACCCGCGGCCCCTCAGCCCGCCGCGGCACAACCCGAAACCCCCACCCCCGCTGCTCCCCCCCAGAGCAACACGCGCAAGATCTCCGGCAAGGTGCTGGACGCGCTGACCAATGACGGCCTGCCCCTCACGCGCGTCATCATCAAGGGCACCACCAAGGGCACGGAGACGGAGCTGGACGGCTCCTTCTCGCTGGAGATTCCCAAGGGCCCGGTGACGCTGCTCTTCTCCAGCCAGGACCACAAGGATCGCGAGGTCACCGTCGGCGCCAACCGCGACACGGTGACGGTGTCGCTGGATGCCACCTTCGTCGAGGAGATGGTGGTGGTGGGCCGCGCCAGCGAGCTGGCCCGCAAGCACCTGGCCAACTCGGTGGCCTCGGTGAACGCCGATGAGCTCAACCGCGCTCCGGCGTCCACGGTGGACCAGGCCCTTCAGGGCAAGGTGGCCGGCGCCAACATCCAGAGCAACTCCGGCGCCCCCGGTGGCGGCATGCAGCTGCGGCTGCGCGGCGTGTCCACCATCAACGGCTCCACGGCGCCGCTCTACGTCATCGACGGCGTCATCGTCAGCGACGTGGCCATCGCCTCGGGCGTCTACCAAGTGACGGCCTCGGTGAGCGGCTCCAACCCCTCGCCCACCCAGGACAACCAGGTCAACCGCATCGCGGACCTCAACCCCAACGACATCGAGAGCATCGAGGTCCTCAAGGGCGCGTCCGCCGCCGCCATCTACGGCTCCAAGGCCAGCAACGGCGTCGTCATCATCACCACCAAGCGCGGCAAGGCCGGCTCGGCCCCCAAGGTGGAGCTCACCCAGCGCGTGGGCATGTACACGCTGGCCAACAAGCTGGGCTCGCGCCGCATCAACTCGCTCGAGGAGGCCCAGGAGGTCTTCGGCCCCAAGGCGGCCGACTACTACCAGCCCGGCGCCTACTACGACCACGAGCAGCAGCTGGCCGGCCGGCGCGACATCTCCTACGAGACGCTCGCCAGCGTGAGCGGCTCCGCGGGTGACACGCGCTACTTCGCCTCCGCCATGGTGAAGGACGACAAGGGCATCATCCAGAGCACCGGCTACCAGAAGCAGTCCATGCGCCTGAACCTGGCGCAGAAGCTGGGCAGCGACATCGAGGTGAACGCCAACGCCAACCTGGTCCACACCACCAGCAACCGCGGCCTCACCAACAACGACAACGCCAACGTCACCTACCACATGGTGCTGCCGGGCACGCCCAGCTTCATCGACCTGCGCGCCAGCGGCGACGGCTCCTACCCCGCCAACCCCTTCATCTCCAACGGCTCCAACCCGCTGCAGACCGCGGCCCTCGTCGCCAACGACGAGGACGTCTGGCGTCTGATGGGCGCCGTCGACGCCGTCTGGAGCGCCTACAAGACGGACACGCAGAGCTTCAAGGTGCTCGCCAACGTGGGCGTGGACCGCTTCCAGCAGAAGAACACGCTCATCTTCCCCAACGAGCTGCACTTCCAGCAGGCGCTGGAACGGCCGGGCGTGTCCCTCTTCGGCACCAGCGACGTGCTCAACCTGAACACCGGCTTCAACCTGGTGCACAGCTACAAGCCCGCCAGCGGCGCCCTGAGCGCCACCACCTCGGCCGGCTTCCAGTACGAGCAGCGTGGCGTCGACTCGGTGTACATCAACAGCCAGGGCCTCACCGCCGGCCAGCCCAACGTCAGCTCGGGCACCCAGGTGGGCGTGCTGCAGAACCGCCAGCAGGTGCGCGACCGCGGCGTCTACATCCAGGAGGAGGCGCTGCTGCTCGACGAGCGCCTCACCGTGGTGGGCGCCATCCGTGGCGAGCAGAGCAGCAACAACGGCAACCCCAACGCGATCTTCTTCTACCCGAAGATCGCCACCGCCTACCGCCTGCCCAACCCCCACGCGGCGTTCAACGAGCTCAAGGTGCGCGCCGCCTACGGTGAGACGGGCAACCAGCCGCTCTACGGGCAGAAGTTCACCGGCCTGGAGACCAACAGCAACATCGAGGGCAGCTCCGGCGTCATCGGCTCGGGCATCGCCGGCGACAAGAACATCCGCCCCGAGCGCCAGCGGGAGATCGAGCTCGGCGTGGACGCGCTGCTCTTCAACGGCAACCTCGTGACGGAGCTCACCGTCTACCAGCGCACCATCAGCGACCTGCTGCTGCAGCGCGCCCTGGCCCCCTCCACCGGCTACGCCACCCAGTTCTTCAACGGTGGCGAGATGCGCAACCGCGGCATCGAGGCCATGGTCCAGGTCACCCCGGTGCGTAACACCGACCTCAACCTCGAGTGGACCTCCAGCGCCACCTTCGCCCTCAACCGCAGCGTCATCACCGACCTGCCCGTTCCCGAGTTCGTCGTGGGCGGCTTCGGCACCAGCCTGGGCGCCTTCCAGATCGAGAAGGACGCCAGCGCCACGCAGATCATCGGCCGCGTTCCCAAGGCGGACGGCACCTGCTGCGACGTGAAGAAGATTGGCGACACCGAGCCGGACTTCCGCATGGGCTTCGCCAATACGGTGAAGTACGGGCCGCTCTCCCTGTCGCTGCTGCTCGACTGGCAGCAGGGCAGCGACGTCATCAACCTCACCCGCTTCCTCTACGACTCCTCTGGCAACACGGTGGACTACGTGGAGGCCGGCAAGAAGCGCCAGGAGGACTGGCAGAAGGACGCCCGCGTGTACCTGGAGGACGCCTCGTTCCTCAAGGTGCGCGAGGTGACGTTCACCTACAACCTGCCCGAGTCCTTCGTCACCAAGATTCCGGGTGTGAAGAACGCCCGCTGGAGCGTCAGCGGCCGCAACCTCCTCACCTTCACCAACTACTCGGGCCTCGACCCCGAGGTGAGCAACTTCGGTAACCAGGCCATCGCTCGCAACATCGACGTGGCCCCCTTCCCGCCCAGCCGCAGCGTCTGGACGTCCATCGACGTGGGGTTCTAA